GCCTGCTCGCCGAGCTGCCTGAGCTTTTGAAGCTCGCGATCAAGGTGCTCGCGGAGCTGGCCGGCGCGCGACGCCTCCGCGTTTTCGGCGCGCTCGCGCTCGGCCTGAAGCTCGCGCGCGTGGCGCCGCGCCTCCAGCAACGCCGAGCCCTGCAGGTAGACCACCGAGACGAGGAACAAGACGCCCAGGAGCAGAGTCGCTCCGAGCATGATGAGGCCGAGCGGCGCCTCGACCGCGGCGAAGCCCAGCGTGAGCCTCGTCGGGGCCGTGAACGCGCTCCAGTTCGCCGCGGCGAAAAGAGCGATCGCGGCAGAGAGGGCGAGAATTGCAACCGTCCGCAAGGGCACGAGGTCTCTCGGGTTCCGACCGGCCGGGTCGCAGCCTAGAGCTTGTAGCCGATGGTGCGCAGGAAACCCTTGCGCCAGGCGATTCCCCGTTCGTCCTCGACGCCCTTGCTCTTGCCGCCGTCGATCACCCCCAGGATACCCCTTCCCAGGTCGGTCTCCGCGATCACGACCTCGACGGGGTTGGCGGTGGCGCAGAAGATGCGGCAGACCTCGGGAACCATCTTGACAGCGTTGAGAACGCTGATCGGGAAGAAGCCCGGCCCGAGAAACAGGATGAAGCTGTGGCCGGCGGAAAGCGCCAGAGCGTTGCGCTTCGCCAGCTCCAGCATCGCTTCGTCGTTCCCGCTCCAGCGGACGAGCATCTCCCCCGACGATTCGCAAAACGCCAGGCCGAACTTGATGCCCGGAACGCTTTGCACCACCGCCTCGTGGATGTCTTCCACCGTCTTGATGAAGTGGCTCTGGCCGAGGATGAAGTTGACGCTGTCCGGCTTCTCGATCTTGACCGTGTGGAGCTGCATCGGCGGCCCTCCTTGCGAGCCGGTTTGGCTTCGCGGCGCCGTCATTCTGGCACAACGAGGCGGAAGCGGCAAAGAGCCTGCGCGGCCGCGCCCGACCGCGAGAGGTCCGCCGCGCGAAAGGCGGGTTCCTCCGGGAGCGCAGAAAAGCGCCGGATCTCAGCCGCCCGCGGGCCGGACCACCAGCACGGGGTCCCTGGAATAGTGGACGACTTTTTCCGTGACGCTGCCCATGATCCAGCGCTGGATCCCGGAGCGGCCGTGCGTCGACATCGCGATCAGGTTGTCGGGGGTCCGCGAAGCCAGGTCGATGATGTCGCCCGCAGGATCTCCGGCGATGGCGCTCGACAGCACCCGTTCGAGCCCCTGAGCTCGCAGCTCCTCCACCTTGCTTTCGAGGTAGCTCTCGGCTTCCCGCCGGATCGCTTCCCGCTGTTGCATCAGGGCATTCATGTAGACACCGTCGCCGAGGATGTAGGCGTCCGGAGGCAGCCCGTACACCCGCACGAGATGGATTTCCAGATCCGTCTTTCGCGCCAGCTCCACCGCCCGCGCGAGAGCGTTCTCGGCCAGAGCGGAACCGTCCAGGGGAACGAAGACCGTGCGAAGGCGGATGTCCGCGCTCGGGTCCTGGCCTTTGGCGGGCCGGATCAGCAGCAACGAAGCTCGCGCCGCCTGGACGACCTTGCTCGTGACGCTTCCCAGCAGCCAGCGCTGGATCCCTGAGAGGCCGTGGGTGGCCATCGCGATCAACGAGTCCGTTCCCGCCCCCGCCCGATCCACGATCACGGCGGCGGGCTTGCCGGTTTCGGTGACCATGTCCACCCGGGAAACGGAGCGCAGATAGCGGTCGCGAACCTGCTCGAGATAACCGCCTCCCTCGAGTGGGGGAAAAAATCCGGTCGCGACGTCCGGGTCGTTGACGAGCAGGAGCTCCACGCGGGCGTCGCAGGCCGACGCGAACCACCGCACGTAGGGAAGAATCTGCTCGGCGAGCCTGGAGCCGTCCAGCGGAACGATGATTTTCCCGTACATCGCCTTCGCTTCCGAAGAACGCTCAGCCTTTGGCGCGCAGAACCAGGACCGGATCGCCGGAATGGCGCACCACTCGCTCCGTCACGCTTCCGAGCACCCAGCGCCTCACGCCCGACCGCCCGTGGGTGCACATGGCGATGAGGTTGTCCGGGAGCCGCCGCCCCAGCGCGATGATCTCATCGGCGGCATAGCCTTCGGGCACGACGGACGATACGCGGGCGACGCCCCGGGCCTTGAGGTCCTGCGTGATCTTGTCCAGGTAGTCCCGCGCTTCGTCGCGGAGAGAGGCCAGGACCTCCTCGTAGTTGACCGCATAGTAGTCTTCGGCGCCCGCGTAAGTGTTGGCGGGGACGTGATACGCGCGCATCAGGATGATCTCCAGATCCAGGATCCGCGCCAGCTCGACGACCGTGCCGAGCACGCCTTCCGCCAGCTCGGAGCCGTCGAGCGGGACGAGGACGGATTTGAGCGCGGGCTCGGCCACGCCCCCTTCCTCGCCCGCGCGGATCACGAGCAGCGGATTCGAGGCGCCGCGAAGAACCTTTTCGGTCACGCTGCCCAGCACCCAGCGATTGAGGCCCGTCCGGCCGTGGGTCGCCATCGCGACCAGCGTGTCCCGGTCCGCCGCGGCCGCCTCGATGATGGTATCCTCGGCCTTGCCCTTGCGCACCGTGCACCGCGTGGCGACGCCGGAGAAGCCCTGCGCCACTTTTTCCAGGTATTCCTCGCTGGCGCGGACTCCCGCGTCGATCATCGTGTTGAGAAACCGGGCCTTGTCGGGCGACACGGAGGACGCCAGCGCGGCAAGATCGACGACGCCCAGAAACTCTACCGGGATCCCGAGCTTGAGGGCGAAGTAGCGGGCGTAGGGGAGCACCTGCTCGGCCGTTTTCGATCCGTCCAGCGGTATCAGTATCCGCTTGTACATAGGTCCCTCCTCACCTTGGAAGGCGCCGCCGCGCCGGCGAGGGCGCGTCTCTAGTCGACCTTGACCTTGATTTCCCTTCTCTTCGCCTCTTCGGTTTTTGGAATCCTGATCTCCAGAACCCCGTTCTTGAAGCTCGCCTTCGCTTTTTCCGCCTGGACCTCTCTGGGCAGCTCGACGCTCCGGACGAACGATCCGTACGACCGCTCCGCCCTGTAGTAGTTTTTTTCCTCGATCTTTTCTTCCCTTTTCTTCTCTCCCTTGATCGTGAGCATGCGATCTGTGAGGTTTATCTCGATGTTTTCCCTGTCGATCCCCGGAAGCTCGGCCTTCACGACCACGTCGTCCTTGTCCTCGTAGCAATCCACGGGGGGCGCAGAGATCTCCACGGCAAAAGGCCGCCGGCGGCGCCACCAGGGACGCGTCCTCCCTCCCCACATCTCGTCGAAAAAGCGCTCCATCTCCCGTTCCCAACGGGTAAGCTCGCCAAAAGGCCGCCACGGCTCCAGTTCCCCGCCGGCTCTTTCCCTCTCCCTCTCTTTTTTGGCCATGGGGTTGACCTCCCTCTGTGGAAATAGATCGATGACATGGTCGCCCGCAAGCTCTGTGCCACCGGATTCGCATGCAATAATCGCTTTTCTCCCATACGTTTTCGCAACCTTGATAAACGCGCGGCTGGTTCCTTGCACCACTGCAAGCAAGAGCCGGAGACAGCGCCGCGGACGGCCGGCAGGTCCGCAGAATATAAGGCTTCTCGGTCGGCCGTCAGTGGCACCAAGATTGCCCCCTCGGAAACCGGAGAAAGACGATGATCGCCGTACGCTTCCATGGGCGCGGCGGGCAGGGAGCGCGAATCGCGAGCCGGATTCTCGGACGAAGCGGTTTTCTTTCCGGTCTCGAAGTGCAGGATTTCGCCCTCTTCGGCCCGGAGCGCCGCGGCGCTCCGGTGGTCGCCTGTACGCGCCTCGCCGACACCCCTATCGATCGGCGGGGCCACGTCGACGAGCCCGATATCCTGGTGGTCATGGACTTCTCTCTTCTCGCCGACCCCGGAACGCATGTCCTCGGAGGAATCGGCGCGCGCACTCCGGTTTTCGTCAATCTCGCGCCGAGCGGTGCGGGAAAGATCGCCCGGCTGCCCGAGGCGAGATACGTCTTGCTCGACCTCGACGGCATCGCCCGCCGGCTGACCGGACGCCCGCTGGTGAGCGCCGCGGCGGCGGCCGTCGCCGCCAAATGCATTCCGACGATTGCCCTCGCCGCTCTGCTCGCCGCAATTCGCATCGAGCTGGCGGAGTTCGCCTCGAGCCCGGAGGCGCTGCGGCAGAACGAGGCCGTGGCTGCCGAGGCCTACGAGGCGGCCCCGGCGATCCGCCTCGCCGCGCGAGAGCCTCGTCGGGCGCAACCCTCGCAGCCCTACGAGCCGCCCCTTGCGGCGCGGCTCTGCGGGCCGACCGTCCGCCGGCCCGAGACCGCGGCCCTGCGCCGTACCGGCAGCTGGCGGACGGAGCGTCCCGGGATCGATCTCGCGAGATGCAAGCGCTGCTTTCTCTGTTATCTCTACTGTCCCGAAGCCGCGATCCGGCTGGACGCGTCGGACTTCCCTCACATCGACTACGAGCACTGTAAGGGCTGCATGACCTGCTACCGCGAGTGCCCGACCGACGCCGTCGGCCGCGGGCCGGAGGCGACATCATGAGCCGCGCCTTGCTCACCGGCAACGCCACCGCCGCGTGGGCCGCCCGGCTGGCCGCCGTGGACTACGTGCCGGCGTTTCCGATCACGCCGCAAACCGAGATCATCGAGACTCTGGCGCGCTGGATCCACGCCGGCGAGATGCGCGCGCGCATCGTGACGATGGACTCGGAGCACTCGATGCTCACCGCCGCGGGAGCGGCGGCGGCCACCGGCGTGAGAGTCTTCACCGCAACCTCCAGCCAGGGGCTTCTCTTCGGCTTCGAGATGCTCTACGCCATCGCCGGGCTGCGCCTGCCTCTGGTTCTGGTCAACGTCTCGCGCGGCCCGGCGCACCCGCTGACCCTCGAGCCCGACCACAGCGACGTGCTCTCGGCCCGCGACGCGGGCTTCCTCCAGTTCCACGCCGAGAGCTGCCAGGAGGTGCTCGACTCCATTCTCATCGCCTATCGGCTCGCCGAGCACGAGCGGGTGCTGCTGCCGGCGATCGTCAACCTCGACGGATTCTATCTCTCCTACACGCGCGAGGCGGTGGATCTGCCGGCTCCCGAAGAGGCGGGCGCGTTCCTGCCGGCTTTTGCTCCCGCATATCCCGCGCTCTGCGATCCGGGCTCCGTGGCTTTCGGCGCGGCGGTTCTGGATTCCAGCCTCTACACCTACTTCAAGCACCAGATGCACCTCGCGGCCGAAGCCGCCCTGCAGCTCTACCCGGAGATCGCGGCCGAGTTCGCGAGCCGCTTCGGCCGCAGCCACGCCGCCGTGGAGCCGTTCATGCTCGACGACGCCGACTATGCGATCGTGATGACCAACTCGTTCGCCGCGATGGGAAAGGCGGAAGTGCGGCGCCTGCGAAGCGAAGGGAAAAAGGTGGGCCTCGTGCGCCTGCGCATGCTCCGCCCCTTCCCGCACGCAGAGCTCCGGCGCCTTCTCGCGGGACGCAAAGGGGTGGCCGTGGTGGACCAGAACATCTCGGTCGGCAAGGGCGGCGTCCTGTTCAGCGAGATTTCCAGCGCCCTCTACGGCCTCGCCGACCGGCCGCCCGTGCTGCTCTCGTTCATCGGCGGGCTCGGCGGGCGGCGTTTCCGGCCCGGCGAATTCGACGCGATGCTCGAGCGGCTCGAAAATCCGCCCGCGGACACCGCGCGCGCGTGCTGGCTTTTCACCGAAGAGGAAGCGCGCGAGATCGAACGCCTTCTCGCGATCGCCGGGGGAGCGACGACGTGAAGCGCGAGCGCTACAAGAGCCTGAGGACCCTGCCGCGCGAGGAGCCCCTCGGCCCCGGCGGGCCGCTCTGCGCCGGCTGCGGCGGCCTGCTCGCCCTGAGGCTCTTTCACAAGGCGCTCGGCGGGAACGCCGTCTTCGTCAACGCGGCGGGCTGTTGCACCCTGCTCGCCACCTATCCCTTCACTCCCCTGCGCTCTTCGTGGATCTATACCGCCATGGCGTCCGCGCCGGCGGGAGCGCAGGGCGTGCGCGACGCGCTCGACATTCTCGCGGAGAAGGGAAAGCTCGGCGCGGGCGACCGCAAGGTGGTAGTGCTCACGGGCGACGGAGCGGCTCAGGATATCGGCCTGCAATCGACGATGGCGGCGATCCATCGCGGCCTGGACTTTTACTATCTGTGCTACGACAACGAGGCGTACGGCAACACGGGGTTTCAAACCTCCGCGAGCACGCCCTACGGCTCGCGCACGGCCACCTGCCCGATCGCGCCTTTGTCGCCGCGCGGCAATCCCGCGCCTCGCCGCGACCTCTTCGAGATCTGGCGGGCCCAGAAGCCGCCTTATGTCGCCACGCTCTCCGCCGCCTATCCCCTGGACCTGGCGGAAAAAGTTTTCCGCGCTTCCAAGTTCGCCGGCCCCAAGCTTTTCATCGCGCTCGCCCCCTGCCCTCCGGGCTGGGACGTGGATTCCGAATGGGCGGTCGAGCTCGCCCGTCTCGCGGTGGAAACCGGCATCTGGCCGCTCAAGGAAGCGGTTCACGGAGAGGTCTCCCACACTTTCGTGCCGCGCCGGTTCAAACCCGTCGAGCAATATCTGTCGCTCCAGGGCAGGTTCCGCCATCTCTTCGAGCCGAAACGGGATGACGCAGCGATCGCGCTCATCCAGGGCGCGGTCGACGAATACTGGAAAGCCGCGCGCCCCGGAGGCGGGCGCGCGCCGGGAGAGACGCCATGAAAGACATTTTCGATTTCGCCGACGAGCTCGGCCCGATCAAGGTCGTGCACGTCTACGATCCCAAACGGGGCCTCAAGGCGGTGGTCGTGGTCGACAACGTGGCCCGCGGCCCTTCGATCGGAGGGATCCGCATGGCGCCCGACGTGAGCGCCGAGGAAGCCTTCCGGCTTGCGCGCGCCATGACTCTCAAGAACTCGGCTGCGGGCCTGCCGCACGGCGGCGGCAAGACGGTCCTCTTCGGCGACCCGAAGATGGCGCCCGAGGGCAAGGAAGAACTGATCCGCGCCTTCGCGCGCGCCATCCTGGATCTCGCCGAATACATCCCCGGACCGGACATGGGTACCGACGAGCGCTGTATGGCGTGGATCCACGACGAGATCGGCCGCGCCGTCGGCCTGCCGCCGGAGATCGGCGGGATCCCGCTCGACGAGATCGGCGCCACGGGATGGGGGCTCGCGGCTAGCGTGGAGACGGCGCTCCCGTACTGCGACTTCGCGCTCAAAGGGGCCAGGATGGCGATCCAGGGCTTCGGCTCGGTCGGGAAGCACGCCGCGCGCTTTCTCGCCGAGAAAGGCGCCGTGCTCGTCGGCGCCTGCGACTCCCGCGGTGCGATCGTCAACCCGCGCGGCATCGACGTGGGCCGGTTGATCGCGCTCAAGGAGTCCGGCATGAGCGTCGCCGATTATCCGGACGGCGAGCGGCTTCCCCCGGACCGGATCATCGACGTCGAGTGCGAGATCTGGATCCCCGCCGCGCGCCCCGACGTGGTGCACAGGGACAACGTCCACCGGCTCAGGACCCGGCTGGTTCCGCAGGGAGCCAATATCCCCTTCACGCTCGAAGCCGAACGGGTCCTCCACGAGAAAGGCGTCCTGGTGATTCCGGACTTCATCGCCAACGCCGGAGGAGTGATCTGCGCCGCGGTCGAGTACCACGGCGGGACGCAGAGCCAGGCGTTTCAGACGATCGACGAAAAGATCCGCGCGAACACGGCCGAAGTGCTCGCCCGCGCGCGCAAGGAAGGACGGCTACCCCGGGAAGCGGCGGTCGAGCTCGCCGAGACGCGAGTGCGCCGTGCGGCGGGATACCGCCGCTGAGGCGCCCGGGATCGCCCGTTCCCCGAGAATGGGGCGGCGCGCTTCAATCCGCTGCTTCGATCGCGACCGCGCAGACCTTGTACTCGGGAATCTTCGCTACCGGATCGAGGGCGCGGATCGTCAGGTTGTTGATGTTGTGCTCGCCGGGAAAGTGAAAGTTGCCGAAGAGGATCCCCGGCGCGACCCGGTCCGTGACGATGGGCCGGGCGAGGACTTCGCCGCGGCGCGACCTGAGTCGCAGCAACCGATCGCCGTTCAAGCCGATCCTGGCGGCGTCTTCGGCGCTGATCTCCACAAGGCTTTCTGGATAGACTTCCAGGAGCCCCTTCGCCCGGCGGCTGAGCTCTCCTCCGTGCCAGTGGTAGAGCACCCGCCCGGTGGTCAAGACGAACGGGTAGTCCTTGTCGGGAAGCTCCGCCGGCGGCAGATGATCGACCGCATGGAATCTCCCGCGGCCGCGGGCGAACTGGCCGACGTGCAGGATCGGCGTGCCCGGATGATCGCGATCCCGAACCGGCCACTGAAGGCTCTCGCCGCGCTCCAGACGGGAGTGGCTCACGCCCGAATACGAGGGCGTGAGCGCCGCGATCTCGTCCATGATCTCGGCGGTGTCGCGATAGCCCCAGCCCGCGCGCGGCCCGGCGGGTCGCCGCCCTTCGATTTCCAGAACCAGGCGGGCCAGCCCGGCCACGATCTCCCAATCCTGGCGGGCCTCGCCCGGAGGATCGACCGCCGGGCGCACCATTTGGACGCGCCGCTCGGTGTTGGTGAAGGTCCCCTTCTTCTCGGCGAACGATACCCCGGGGAGCAGGACGTCGGCGAACGCCGCGGTCTCCGATGGGAAGATCTCCTGGAGCGCGAGGAATTCGCCCGAGGCCAGAGAGCGGCGCGCATGCGCGATATCCGGCTCGGTCATCGCCAGGTCCTCGCCCAGGACGTAGAGGAACCGGAGCGTTCCCGCGCCGTACGCTTCCACCATTTCCGTCACCGTGAGCCCGGGCCTGGCGTCGAGCGCGCGCCCGTCGTCCAGAGCCCACGCGGCGCCGAACTTCCCGAGAGGGCCGGCGTCGGTCACGGGCTGGTAGCCCGGAAAGAGGTTGGGCAGAGCGCCCATGTCGCAGGCGCCCTGGACGTTGTTCTGGCCTCGAAGCGGATTGACGCCGCCGCCGGCCACCCCCATGTTCCCCAGCAGCATCTGCAAATTCGCCAGGCTGAGGACGTTCAGGACGCCGGTCGTGTGCTGCGTGATGCCCATACCCCAGATCACCGCCATCGGCCTGTTGCGCGCCAGGATTTCCGCCGCGCGGTAAAGGTCTTCCCGGGAAACGCCGGTGATCTCGGAGGCCAGCTCCGGCCGGTACTTCTCGATCGTCGCCCGGAACTCCGCGAAATTCTCGCAGCGCTCTTCGACGAAGCGGTGATCGTGCCAGCCGTTCTCCAGGACGATCCGCATGATGCCGTTCAGGAGCGCGACGTCCGTTCCAGGCCTTTGCCGCAGGTGCAGCGCCGCGAGCTCCGCGATGTCGATCCTGCGCGGATCGGCCACCACCAGCTTCACGCCCCGGCGCAGGACGGCCTGGCGGATCCGGCTGGCGAACACCGGATGCTGCTCGGTCGTGTTGGAGCCGATGATCAGCAGTGCGCGCGCTTCGCGCGCGACGTCGTCCATCGAGTTGCTCATCGCGCCCGAGCCGAACGCCGCCGCCAGGCCGGCGACGGTCGAGGAGTGGCACAGACGCGCGCAGTGGTCGACGTTGTTCGTCCCCGCCGCCTGGCGCGCGAGCTTCTGCACGAGATAGTTCTCCTCGTTCGTGCACTTCGCCGACGCCAGGAACCCGGTCGCCTGGGGGCCCGATTCGCGTCTGACGGCGACGAGCTTCTCGGCGACGAGCCCGAGCGCCGTCCTCCAGTCCGTTTCCACCCACTCGAGCGCCCCTCCCGCGGCGCTGCGCTTCGTTCCGCCTTCGAGCAGATAGCGGCGCACGCGCGGGCGCGCGAGCCGCTCCGGATGGTGCACGTAATCGTAGCCGTACCGCCCCTTCACGCACAGGTGCATGCCGTTGACCGCCGCGGCGCGACTCGACCTTGCCCGGACGATCCGGTTGTCCTTCACGTCGAGATCAACGCTGCAGCCCACGCCGCAGTAGCCGCACGTCGTGCCGACCGTTTTCTCGGGCCTGCCGAGGCCCACCGACGGCTTGTCGTCGAGCGCTCCGGTCGGGCAGTAGGCCGCGCAGGCGCCGCACGACTCGCAGCGGGCTTCGAGCATCGTGGTGTCCAGACCGGCGATGATCCGGGCCTCGGCGCCGCGGTAGCCCACGCTCCAGACGAAGCGGCCCTGGATCTCGGCGCAGGCGCGGACGCAGCGCGTGCAGAGAATGCACTTGTTCCAGTCCACCCACACGAACGGGTTGGGGTCGCTGTTCGGGCGATCGCGCAGGATCGGCGGGGCGGCGCCGGGGATGCGGACGCCGTAGCGGCGCAGCCAGTGCGTGAACTCGGTCTCGTCGCGATCGCCCGCGGCGTAGCCGGCGTCGGCATAGTGGGTGAGCAGCATCCCGAGGACGAAACGGCGCGATTCGGCGAGCGCGGGCGTCTCGGTGCGCACGATCATCCCCTCGCTTGCCGGCGTCGAGCAGGCGGTCGCGGGAAGGCGCATACCCTCGATCTCGACGACGCAGAGGCGGCACGAGCCGTCGACGGAGAGATCGGGATGCCAGCAGAGCGTAGGAACGATCACGCCCGCCGCACGCGCCGCTTCGAGGACGCTGTCTCCCTCCCGGGCCGTCACGGGACGCCCGTCGACCGTCAAACGAATCGTCGCCGGACTGCCCTTCTGATCGTCAGCCACCGTGAAACTCCGCGGCGAAGTATCGAACGGCGCTCTCTACGGGCAGGGCCACCGACTGGCCCAGCCCGCAAAGCGAGGTGAGGTGCATCTGCCGCGCCAGCCGCTCCAGCTCTCCGATCGCGCCCGGCGCAGCGCCGCCTCGGGCGAGCCGCTCGCTCAGACGGCGGGCCTCGCGCGTGCCCTCGCGGCAAGGCGTGCATTTGCCGCAGGACTCCTTTTCGAAAAAGCCGAGCAGCGAGGCGAGAAAGTCGGGAATCGACACCGACTCGTCCAGGACGACGATCGGGCCGCAGCCGAGCATCACCCCGTTCTTCCCCGAGTCGAAGTCGATCGGCACGTCCATGAGCGAGGCGGGAACGAAGCTTCCCGCCGCGCCTCCCGTGAGCGCGGCTTTGAAGCTCGACCCTGCGGTAAGACCGCCGCTGAATTCTTCGACGATCCGGCGCAGCGTAATCCCGAGCGGCGCCTCGAACACTCCCGGCCGGTCAATGCAGCCGGTGAGCGCGAAGATCTTCGTGCCGGGGCTGCCCGGCGTCCCGCGCGAGCGAAACCACTGCGGGCCGTGCTCGACGATCGCGGGCACCTGGCACAGCGTCTCGACGTTGTTCACCACGGTCGGTTGCCCGCGATAGCCGCGCGTCGTGGGATACGGCGGCCGGACCCGAGGCTCGCCGCGCCCGCCCTCGAGCGAGCTCAAGAGCGCGCTCTCCTCGCCGCAGACGTAGGCGCCTGCGCCGCGATGCACTTGAACCCGGAACGAAAACCCGCTTCCCCGGATATCGTCCCCGAGCCAGCCCGTTTCTTCCGCCTGGGCGACCGCGCGCTCGAGGCGCTCTGCGATCCAATCGTATTCGCCGCGGATGTAGATCATGCCGTGGCCGGCGCCGACGGCGTAGGCCGCGAGCGCCATGCCCTCGAGGAGGAGGTGCGGATCGCCGTCCATCAACACGCGATCCTTGAAAGCGCCGGGCTCCGACTCGTCGGCGTTGCAGACGACGTATTTCCGCAGCCCTCGAGCGTCGCGCACCATACGCCATTTGCGCCCGGCCGGAAAACCCGCGCCGCCGCAGCCGCGCAGTCCGGCGCGCTCGACGGCATCCAGCACCGCAGCCGAGGGCGACCGCAGAGCGGCGCCGAGGGCCCGATAGGCCCCGGCGCCCAGGGCGCTTTCGATCGAGTCGGGATCGATTCGTCCGAGCCGGGCCAGCGCCACGCGCGTTTCGCCCGCGCGCGCCTCGCCGTAGTCCGGCATATCGCCGCGCCGGCCCGCGAGAACGGAGGCGACATCCCCCGCCGCCACGGGGCCGCAAGGCTCGAGGCCGAGCAGCGCGGCCGGGGCACGGTCGCAGAGACCCAGGCAGCTTGCGCGCTCCACGCTCCACTCCTCGCCGCAAATCGCCGCGGCGGCCGCGTGCACGGCCGCCGCTCCCTTCAGGCGGCAGATCGGACCGTCGCAAAGCCAGAACTGCCTGGGCCTTCGCCGGCGAACCGACAGCCGGGAATAGAACGAGGCCACGCTATAAACGCGCGCGTCGCTCGTCCCAACCGCATCGGCCGTCGCGCCGAGAAGTCCGGCGTCCAGGTAACCGCAATTGCGTGCCTGGATCTCCCGCAGGATCGCCAGGATCGCTTCCGGGCTTCGGCCGTGCTCTGCGATCGCGGCGTCGACGCGCGGGTCCGTGCGCGCACCCCGCGGCGGAGCGGCGCCTCTGCTTTTCGTCATCGTCTCCCTCGGCGGCACAAGCCCATCCCGCCGGCCGCCTGCGCCGCGGCCTTTGCCTTGTCGGGATCGAGCCCCCGTCAACCTTGGGCGCGGATCACCAGGACCGGATCCCCCGAGTGGCGCACCACCCTCTCGGTGACGCTTCCCAGAAGCCAGCGCCCGACTCCCGATCGCCCGTGCGTGCACATGGCGATCAGGTTGTTCGGCGTTTTTCGCGCCAGCGTGATGATCTCCTCCGCGCCGTAGCCCAGCTCCACCGCCACGGCGACGTCGCGCAGGCCCTTCGCCTCCAGCGCCTCCGCCTGCGCCGAGAGATAGCGCCGCGCCTCTTCCTCGATCTGGGCGATCAGCTTCTCGAAGTAGCTCCCGTGCTCGTCGGCGGTGGCGGCGGGCGGCGGCGCATAGGCCCGCAGCAGAATCACCTTGAGATTCATCCGCCGGGCCAGCTCGACGACGCTGGGCAGCGCCTGTTCCGCCACCGGCGAGCCGTCGAGCGGCACGATCACGCTTTCGAGCACGGCGCGCTCCGCCGGCGGCGGCCGCTCGGAGGCCCGAATCAGAAGAACGTGGTTCGCCGCCCCGTGCACCACCTTTTCGGCGACGCTGCCCAGGAGCCAGCGCTGGATGCCCGAGCGGCCGTGCGTAGCCATGACGATCAGCGTGCCCCTGTCCGCGGCGGCTCTGCCAATCACGGTCTCTTCGGGTTTCCCCACACCCGCCCAGCAGCTCACCCGGGTGCCGGCGAACGACGACGCGATCCGTTCGAGGTAGCGCCGGCCGCGCTCGATGCCGTCGGCCACGAGGGTATCGAGATACCGGCCCTGACCCGGATCGAGCATCGCCGAGTAGGCTTCCGGGTCGACGGCCTCGACGAGCTCGACCGGCAGCGCCAGCGTTTCGGCCAGCGTCCGGCCGTAGGGCAGCGCCTGCTCGGCGAGCGTCGATTCGTCGAGAGGAATCAGCAGCCTCGTGTACATCGGACCCTCCTTCGCGCCGGCTTCTCAGCCGCGCGCGATCCATTGCGGTTCCTTCCGCCCTAG
The sequence above is a segment of the Candidatus Zixiibacteriota bacterium genome. Coding sequences within it:
- a CDS encoding LapA family protein; its protein translation is MPLRTVAILALSAAIALFAAANWSAFTAPTRLTLGFAAVEAPLGLIMLGATLLLGVLFLVSVVYLQGSALLEARRHARELQAERERAENAEASRAGQLREHLDRELQKLRQLGEQARAEVLEKLAETERELRAAIEESTNALAASLEELEDRLEREVEERDRSRR
- a CDS encoding adenosine-specific kinase; protein product: MQLHTVKIEKPDSVNFILGQSHFIKTVEDIHEAVVQSVPGIKFGLAFCESSGEMLVRWSGNDEAMLELAKRNALALSAGHSFILFLGPGFFPISVLNAVKMVPEVCRIFCATANPVEVVIAETDLGRGILGVIDGGKSKGVEDERGIAWRKGFLRTIGYKL
- a CDS encoding universal stress protein, giving the protein MYGKIIVPLDGSRLAEQILPYVRWFASACDARVELLLVNDPDVATGFFPPLEGGGYLEQVRDRYLRSVSRVDMVTETGKPAAVIVDRAGAGTDSLIAMATHGLSGIQRWLLGSVTSKVVQAARASLLLIRPAKGQDPSADIRLRTVFVPLDGSALAENALARAVELARKTDLEIHLVRVYGLPPDAYILGDGVYMNALMQQREAIRREAESYLESKVEELRAQGLERVLSSAIAGDPAGDIIDLASRTPDNLIAMSTHGRSGIQRWIMGSVTEKVVHYSRDPVLVVRPAGG
- a CDS encoding universal stress protein, whose product is MYKRILIPLDGSKTAEQVLPYARYFALKLGIPVEFLGVVDLAALASSVSPDKARFLNTMIDAGVRASEEYLEKVAQGFSGVATRCTVRKGKAEDTIIEAAAADRDTLVAMATHGRTGLNRWVLGSVTEKVLRGASNPLLVIRAGEEGGVAEPALKSVLVPLDGSELAEGVLGTVVELARILDLEIILMRAYHVPANTYAGAEDYYAVNYEEVLASLRDEARDYLDKITQDLKARGVARVSSVVPEGYAADEIIALGRRLPDNLIAMCTHGRSGVRRWVLGSVTERVVRHSGDPVLVLRAKG
- a CDS encoding Hsp20/alpha crystallin family protein; translated protein: MAKKERERERAGGELEPWRPFGELTRWEREMERFFDEMWGGRTRPWWRRRRPFAVEISAPPVDCYEDKDDVVVKAELPGIDRENIEINLTDRMLTIKGEKKREEKIEEKNYYRAERSYGSFVRSVELPREVQAEKAKASFKNGVLEIRIPKTEEAKRREIKVKVD
- a CDS encoding 2-oxoacid:acceptor oxidoreductase family protein: MIAVRFHGRGGQGARIASRILGRSGFLSGLEVQDFALFGPERRGAPVVACTRLADTPIDRRGHVDEPDILVVMDFSLLADPGTHVLGGIGARTPVFVNLAPSGAGKIARLPEARYVLLDLDGIARRLTGRPLVSAAAAAVAAKCIPTIALAALLAAIRIELAEFASSPEALRQNEAVAAEAYEAAPAIRLAAREPRRAQPSQPYEPPLAARLCGPTVRRPETAALRRTGSWRTERPGIDLARCKRCFLCYLYCPEAAIRLDASDFPHIDYEHCKGCMTCYRECPTDAVGRGPEATS
- a CDS encoding pyruvate synthase, translating into MSRALLTGNATAAWAARLAAVDYVPAFPITPQTEIIETLARWIHAGEMRARIVTMDSEHSMLTAAGAAAATGVRVFTATSSQGLLFGFEMLYAIAGLRLPLVLVNVSRGPAHPLTLEPDHSDVLSARDAGFLQFHAESCQEVLDSILIAYRLAEHERVLLPAIVNLDGFYLSYTREAVDLPAPEEAGAFLPAFAPAYPALCDPGSVAFGAAVLDSSLYTYFKHQMHLAAEAALQLYPEIAAEFASRFGRSHAAVEPFMLDDADYAIVMTNSFAAMGKAEVRRLRSEGKKVGLVRLRMLRPFPHAELRRLLAGRKGVAVVDQNISVGKGGVLFSEISSALYGLADRPPVLLSFIGGLGGRRFRPGEFDAMLERLENPPADTARACWLFTEEEAREIERLLAIAGGATT
- a CDS encoding thiamine pyrophosphate-dependent enzyme — its product is MKRERYKSLRTLPREEPLGPGGPLCAGCGGLLALRLFHKALGGNAVFVNAAGCCTLLATYPFTPLRSSWIYTAMASAPAGAQGVRDALDILAEKGKLGAGDRKVVVLTGDGAAQDIGLQSTMAAIHRGLDFYYLCYDNEAYGNTGFQTSASTPYGSRTATCPIAPLSPRGNPAPRRDLFEIWRAQKPPYVATLSAAYPLDLAEKVFRASKFAGPKLFIALAPCPPGWDVDSEWAVELARLAVETGIWPLKEAVHGEVSHTFVPRRFKPVEQYLSLQGRFRHLFEPKRDDAAIALIQGAVDEYWKAARPGGGRAPGETP